The Candidatus Polarisedimenticolia bacterium genome window below encodes:
- a CDS encoding proline dehydrogenase family protein, whose protein sequence is MGLIRSAFLAGSQSRWLRERAVRYGFVKRAVARFMPGEDLAAALAAARRLREKGMGSVLTYLGENVAALGEAQQVTRHYLDVLARNKEMGLDAEVSVKLTQLGLDLDPAACEAGLSSLLERARADGTWIWIDMESTAYTDATLDIYRRAKARFPNVGVCVQAYLHRTARDLDGLIPLGGGLRLVKGAYREPPDKAFPRKTDVDANYLVLARRLLEKEARRAGVRVIFGTHDSAMIRSIQEAARGAGLKPCEVEFQMLYGIRREEQERLAAQGHAFRVLISYGDAWFPWYMRRLAERPANVLFVLKNLFAR, encoded by the coding sequence ATGGGTCTGATCCGAAGCGCATTCCTCGCCGGCTCGCAGAGCCGCTGGCTGCGCGAGCGCGCCGTCCGGTACGGCTTCGTGAAGCGGGCGGTGGCGCGCTTCATGCCGGGTGAAGATCTCGCCGCGGCTCTGGCGGCGGCGCGTCGGCTGCGAGAGAAGGGGATGGGGAGCGTCCTCACCTACCTCGGCGAGAACGTGGCGGCGCTCGGAGAGGCGCAGCAGGTCACGCGCCACTATCTCGATGTCCTGGCCCGCAACAAGGAGATGGGCCTCGATGCGGAGGTTTCCGTCAAGCTCACGCAGCTGGGGCTCGATCTCGACCCCGCCGCCTGCGAGGCGGGGCTGTCGTCGCTCCTCGAGCGGGCGCGAGCGGACGGCACCTGGATCTGGATCGACATGGAGTCGACCGCTTACACCGACGCGACGCTCGACATCTATCGCCGCGCGAAAGCGCGATTCCCGAACGTGGGGGTCTGCGTGCAGGCGTACCTGCACCGGACGGCGCGCGACCTGGACGGTCTCATCCCCCTGGGCGGGGGACTGCGGCTGGTCAAGGGGGCGTACCGCGAGCCGCCCGACAAGGCGTTTCCCAGGAAGACGGACGTGGACGCCAACTACCTGGTCCTGGCCCGAAGGCTTCTGGAAAAGGAAGCGCGCCGGGCGGGGGTGCGGGTCATCTTCGGCACGCACGACTCGGCGATGATTCGGAGCATCCAGGAGGCGGCACGGGGGGCCGGCCTGAAACCGTGCGAGGTGGAGTTCCAGATGCTGTACGGCATCCGGCGGGAGGAGCAGGAGCGCCTGGCGGCGCAGGGCCACGCGTTCCGGGTCCTGATCAGCTACGGCGACGCCTGGTTCCCCTGGTACATGCGGCGCCTGGCCGAGCGTCCCGCCAACGTCCTGTTCGTCCTGAAGAACCTGTTCGCCCGCTGA
- a CDS encoding DUF6600 domain-containing protein, whose amino-acid sequence MMIRRWGGIGAILIGCALAGACVTTGTSYHETVSMGTTAPIARPGGWDQPFYNDLAPHGRWVFVTGPGWVWSPDNVQVGWRPYQVGHWVYTDYGWTWASDEEWGWAVYHYGRWHLDNSFGWVWVPGTEWGPAWVAWHEGGGYVGWAPLPWQVTVRAGVGLDWGGVSVSISPSWWCFASTRYLVDPGLRTRIVPVERNTALIRVTQNVTNYTYIDSRVINQGVRVEKVGRAVGHTIPRYRVAQDDAPEVSRGGKVRGQDFVVYRADPVRGRNSRGRGPDGRDQDDRSGRGRVTEERDPRGQDEREVRGRDQNPGDDAPQERDARDEDWRNRGPKDRVAPPGRDDRDRARDDRPGRPTTEADTQESQPEDTQAPPDNTPPATNRGQERKDQGRDSHPSRGRRLMDDLMGKQPPARSPQRSSPAQSGGSSAGPSEPDSPSDPGNRPGTTTPPAKSDPVKTQPAQESARDKAKPGGDTGKGRKPKQDAPKSDKAGDAKPDDDKPKENRQDRKY is encoded by the coding sequence ATGATGATACGGCGGTGGGGAGGGATCGGGGCCATTCTGATCGGCTGTGCGCTGGCCGGCGCGTGCGTCACCACGGGCACCAGCTATCACGAGACCGTCTCGATGGGGACCACGGCCCCCATCGCCCGTCCAGGCGGATGGGACCAGCCGTTCTACAACGATCTGGCGCCGCACGGCAGGTGGGTCTTCGTCACGGGCCCCGGGTGGGTGTGGTCGCCGGACAACGTCCAGGTCGGCTGGCGCCCGTACCAGGTCGGTCATTGGGTGTACACCGACTACGGCTGGACCTGGGCCTCCGACGAGGAGTGGGGCTGGGCGGTCTATCACTACGGCCGCTGGCACCTCGACAACTCGTTCGGCTGGGTCTGGGTCCCGGGGACCGAATGGGGCCCCGCCTGGGTCGCCTGGCATGAAGGCGGCGGCTACGTCGGCTGGGCGCCGCTCCCGTGGCAGGTCACCGTGCGCGCCGGCGTCGGCCTCGACTGGGGCGGCGTCAGCGTCTCCATCTCGCCGTCCTGGTGGTGCTTCGCCAGCACGCGCTACCTGGTCGATCCCGGGCTGCGGACCCGCATCGTCCCGGTCGAGCGCAACACGGCGCTCATCCGCGTCACCCAGAACGTCACGAACTACACCTACATCGACAGCCGTGTCATCAACCAGGGCGTGCGGGTCGAAAAGGTCGGCCGCGCCGTCGGACACACCATTCCCCGCTACCGCGTGGCGCAGGACGACGCGCCCGAGGTGTCGCGCGGCGGCAAGGTGCGCGGGCAGGACTTCGTCGTCTACCGGGCCGACCCGGTTCGCGGCCGGAACTCCCGCGGACGGGGCCCGGATGGCAGGGACCAGGACGACCGGAGCGGTCGCGGCCGGGTGACGGAAGAGCGCGACCCGCGCGGCCAGGATGAGCGCGAGGTGCGCGGGCGCGATCAGAATCCGGGAGACGACGCGCCGCAGGAGCGGGATGCACGTGACGAGGATTGGCGCAACCGGGGACCGAAGGATCGCGTCGCCCCGCCGGGCCGCGACGACCGCGATCGGGCTCGCGACGACCGCCCGGGGCGGCCGACGACCGAAGCCGACACGCAGGAGAGTCAGCCCGAGGACACGCAGGCCCCGCCCGACAACACCCCACCGGCGACCAACCGCGGTCAGGAGCGGAAGGACCAGGGTCGCGATTCACATCCCAGCCGCGGCCGCAGGCTCATGGACGATCTGATGGGGAAACAGCCCCCCGCCCGCTCTCCGCAGAGATCCTCGCCGGCGCAATCCGGCGGATCGAGCGCGGGGCCGAGCGAGCCGGACAGCCCCTCCGACCCGGGCAATCGCCCGGGTACGACGACCCCGCCGGCGAAGTCCGATCCGGTGAAGACGCAGCCCGCGCAGGAGAGCGCGCGGGACAAGGCGAAGCCTGGCGGGGACACGGGGAAGGGCCGGAAGCCGAAGCAGGACGCGCCGAAGTCCGACAAGGCGGGCGACGCCAAGCCGGACGACGACAAGCCGAAAGAGAACAGGCAGGACCGCAAGTACTAG
- a CDS encoding M13 family metallopeptidase codes for MDMRTVMVLGVMALLCAPAFGSTEEMRGVYVGDMDRNADPCSNFYDYANGSWRAANPIPDSMTRWSRRWAAGETAKDQLKTILEEVSAKKDWRKGSVEQQISDYYGACMDQARVDALGITPVEPLLADIDSMKGRADVQRMIVRLHEQGIFVPFGLGANSDNHEPTQVVANIYAAGLGLPDRDYYFKTEDRFKEAREKYRAHVANLFGLAGYDEAAAAKAAETVFGFETKLADASLDNVALRDPKNTDHKTRFADLQKLAPRLDWDGYFKAGRLPKADLNVREPKFLQEVDRRLGETPLPEWKTYLKWQVLHAAAPDLSAAFVDENQAFYGKYLGGAKEIKPRWKRCVESTDQVLGEALGRKYVERYFPPAAKARMQDLVKNLLAGMKETIDGLEWMGAETKTKALEKLATFNPKIGYPDKWKDYGKVDIRRDAHFANLTAGKRFLVRDDWAQIGKSVDRGRWGMTPPTSNAYYNPLLNEIVFPAGILQPPAFDMNATDAVNYGSIGVVIGHEISHGFDDSGAQYDAQGRLQNWWTPEDLKNFQGRTQCVVDQFDGYFIEPSIHHNGRLVLGESIGDLAGAKIAFRAWQISQRGKPPAPTIDGFTPEQQFFVAWGQFRGDAIRPETQRLMVQSDPHPVAKYRVIGPLSNLTAFYDAFSCKDGASMVRPAGTLCEVW; via the coding sequence ATGGACATGCGAACCGTGATGGTCCTTGGGGTCATGGCCCTTCTCTGCGCGCCCGCATTCGGCAGCACGGAGGAGATGCGCGGGGTGTACGTCGGCGACATGGATCGCAACGCCGATCCGTGCAGCAACTTCTACGACTACGCCAACGGGAGCTGGCGGGCCGCCAACCCGATTCCGGACTCGATGACGCGCTGGAGCCGGCGCTGGGCGGCGGGGGAGACGGCCAAGGATCAGCTGAAGACGATCCTCGAGGAGGTGTCGGCGAAGAAGGACTGGAGGAAGGGGAGCGTCGAGCAGCAGATCAGCGACTACTACGGGGCGTGCATGGACCAGGCGCGCGTCGATGCGCTGGGAATCACGCCGGTCGAGCCGCTTCTGGCCGACATCGACTCGATGAAGGGCCGGGCGGACGTGCAGAGGATGATCGTGCGGCTGCACGAGCAGGGGATCTTCGTGCCGTTCGGCCTGGGGGCCAACTCGGACAACCACGAGCCGACACAGGTCGTCGCCAACATCTACGCGGCCGGCCTCGGACTGCCGGACCGGGACTACTATTTCAAGACCGAGGATCGCTTCAAGGAGGCGCGGGAGAAGTACCGGGCCCACGTCGCCAACCTGTTCGGGCTGGCGGGGTACGACGAGGCGGCGGCGGCCAAGGCGGCGGAGACGGTGTTCGGCTTCGAGACGAAGCTGGCCGACGCGTCGCTCGACAACGTGGCGCTGCGCGACCCGAAGAACACCGACCACAAGACCCGCTTCGCCGATCTGCAAAAGCTCGCGCCGCGGCTCGACTGGGACGGATATTTCAAGGCCGGCCGCCTGCCGAAGGCCGACCTGAACGTGCGGGAGCCGAAGTTCCTGCAGGAGGTGGACCGTCGGCTCGGCGAGACCCCCCTGCCGGAGTGGAAGACCTACCTCAAGTGGCAGGTGCTCCACGCGGCGGCGCCGGATCTCTCGGCGGCGTTCGTGGACGAGAACCAGGCGTTCTACGGGAAGTACCTGGGCGGGGCGAAGGAGATCAAGCCGCGCTGGAAGCGCTGCGTGGAGTCGACCGACCAGGTCCTGGGGGAGGCGCTGGGCCGGAAGTACGTCGAGCGTTACTTCCCGCCGGCGGCCAAGGCGCGGATGCAGGACCTGGTGAAGAACCTGCTCGCGGGGATGAAGGAGACGATCGACGGCCTGGAATGGATGGGGGCGGAAACGAAGACGAAGGCGCTCGAGAAGCTCGCCACGTTCAATCCCAAGATCGGCTATCCCGACAAGTGGAAGGACTACGGCAAGGTCGACATCCGCCGCGACGCGCATTTCGCGAACCTGACGGCCGGCAAGAGGTTTCTGGTGCGGGACGACTGGGCGCAGATCGGCAAGTCGGTCGATCGCGGCCGCTGGGGCATGACGCCACCGACGTCGAACGCCTACTACAACCCCCTGTTGAACGAGATCGTGTTCCCCGCCGGCATCCTGCAGCCGCCGGCGTTCGACATGAACGCGACGGACGCGGTGAACTACGGCTCGATCGGCGTCGTGATCGGCCACGAGATCAGCCATGGATTCGACGACTCCGGCGCGCAGTACGACGCGCAGGGCCGGCTGCAGAACTGGTGGACTCCGGAGGACCTGAAGAACTTCCAGGGGCGGACGCAGTGCGTGGTGGACCAGTTCGACGGCTACTTCATCGAGCCGAGCATCCACCACAACGGCAGGCTGGTCCTGGGAGAGTCGATCGGCGACCTCGCCGGAGCGAAGATCGCCTTTCGAGCCTGGCAGATCTCGCAGCGCGGCAAGCCGCCCGCCCCGACGATCGACGGCTTCACCCCCGAGCAGCAGTTCTTCGTGGCCTGGGGCCAGTTCCGCGGCGACGCCATCCGCCCCGAGACGCAGCGCCTGATGGTGCAGAGCGACCCGCATCCGGTCGCCAAGTACCGGGTCATCGGACCGCTGTCGAACCTGACGGCGTTCTACGACGCCTTCAGCTGCAAGGACGGCGCCTCGATGGTCCGCCCGGCCGGCACGCTCTGCGAGGTGTGGTAG